The Streptococcus sp. 29896 genome includes a region encoding these proteins:
- the trmB gene encoding tRNA (guanosine(46)-N7)-methyltransferase TrmB, translating to MRVRNRKGAPELLAQYPQYVILNPEDCKGKWADIFGNDHPIHIEVGSGKGRFITGMAAQNPDINYIGIDIQLTVLSYALDRVVEAGLPNIKLLQVDGSSLTNYFNPAEIDCLYLNFSDPWPKKRHEKRRLTYKSFLDTYKEILPDKGEIHFKTDNRGLFEYSLASFSQYGMILNQVWLDLHASDFEGNVMTEYEEKFSKKGQVIYRVEAQFQ from the coding sequence ATGAGAGTTAGAAACCGCAAAGGGGCACCGGAATTATTGGCCCAGTATCCCCAGTATGTTATTTTAAATCCAGAGGATTGCAAGGGAAAATGGGCTGACATTTTTGGAAATGATCATCCGATTCATATTGAAGTTGGCTCAGGAAAGGGGCGCTTCATTACGGGGATGGCTGCTCAAAATCCAGATATCAACTATATTGGGATTGATATTCAGTTGACGGTCTTGTCCTATGCCTTGGACCGTGTCGTAGAAGCAGGTTTGCCCAATATCAAACTCTTACAGGTGGATGGATCAAGTTTGACCAATTACTTTAATCCTGCAGAGATTGACTGTCTTTATCTGAATTTCTCAGATCCATGGCCCAAGAAACGCCATGAAAAGCGTCGTTTGACTTATAAGTCTTTCTTGGATACCTATAAGGAAATCTTGCCTGATAAGGGTGAAATTCATTTTAAAACAGATAACCGAGGCTTGTTTGAATACAGTTTAGCAAGTTTCTCACAATACGGCATGATCCTCAATCAAGTTTGGTTGGATTTGCACGCCAGTGATTTTGAAGGTAATGTCATGACGGAGTACGAAGAGAAATTCTCGAAAAAAGGTCAGGTCATCTACCGCGTTGAAGCGCAATTTCAATAA
- the rimP gene encoding ribosome maturation factor RimP, with protein sequence MTSIVEIVTQTIEPVIQAPYELVDVEYGKMGGDYVLSIFIDKEGGISLQDTADLSELISPLLDTIQPDPFPDQYMLEVTSPGLERPLKTAAALEQAVGKYIHVKLYQAIDKVKIFEGTLLSFDGEQLELEYLDKTRKKQVTIPYSTVAKARLAVKF encoded by the coding sequence ATGACCAGTATTGTAGAAATCGTTACCCAAACCATCGAGCCAGTGATTCAGGCGCCCTATGAACTAGTGGATGTTGAGTACGGTAAGATGGGTGGGGACTATGTGCTATCCATCTTTATAGACAAGGAAGGTGGCATTAGTTTGCAGGACACGGCGGATTTATCAGAGTTGATTAGTCCCCTCTTGGATACCATCCAACCAGATCCCTTCCCTGATCAGTATATGTTGGAGGTGACCAGTCCAGGTTTGGAACGTCCCTTAAAAACAGCTGCTGCTCTTGAGCAGGCTGTTGGGAAGTATATTCATGTCAAACTTTATCAGGCTATTGACAAGGTTAAGATTTTTGAAGGAACACTCCTGTCATTTGATGGCGAGCAGCTAGAGTTAGAGTACCTAGATAAGACTCGTAAGAAACAAGTGACCATCCCGTATTCAACTGTTGCTAAGGCTCGTTTAGCCGTAAAATTTTAA